The following are encoded together in the Odocoileus virginianus isolate 20LAN1187 ecotype Illinois chromosome 28, Ovbor_1.2, whole genome shotgun sequence genome:
- the PRR33 gene encoding proline-rich protein 33, whose protein sequence is MLISAASVAPGTAGPCRPGPPGPPPPLLPKPGKDNLRLQKLLRKAARKRTGGGGPTAPPGAFRTSLSPVSEASHDQEAPRPRPTEAPCPTEALRPMEAPCPAEALPLTEAPRPAEAPRPAEALQAVAATPRCPPTPVIHHVASPTQRSTFSFSLAQRRSLASHFRATGPQLAAPAPELARCPSGFAQISAPAARGHHVSQVHVRLAPSPQARTPEPPLAAPQGQHTAPCPPGAQPLIPVAHIRPLPTATQVASPRPAVSPVPRPPPSLQASVPREAGTRVVVPIAPTYRSPGPSPFRPASGTPEDGRLEEPPAAGPAEAERVSSPRGASPPAPPAGPHPCLAPRAAARPQLSGWTRLKQQLLEEPEEPQFPGPEPSPGQVGQGGSALAGPAPRPPASRASKMWDAVLYRMSVAASRGGQAGPGAGAPTLVGLSRLPFLYRPRFNARKLQEVAARPPPVTSPVLVLNPQPKNFNRTAAGWGLH, encoded by the coding sequence ATGCTCATCTCGGCAGCCTCCGTGGCCCCTGGGACGGCTGGGCCATGCCGCCCGGGGCCCCCCGGACCTCCACCACCTCTGCTGCCCAAGCCGGGAAAAGACAACCTGCGCCTGCAGAAGCTGCTGAGGAAGGCGGCCCGGAAGAGGACGGGCGGGGGCGGGCCCACCGCCCCACCCGGGGCTTTCCGCACCTCCCTGTCTCCCGTGAGTGAGGCCAGCCACGACCAGGAGGCCCCGCGTCCGCGTCCCACAGAGGCCCCGTGTCCCACGGAGGCCCTGCGTCCCATGGAGGCCCCGTGTCCGGCTGAGGCCCTGCCTCTCACCGAGGCCCCGCGTCCCGCCGAGGCCCCGCGTCCGGCTGAAGCCCTGCAGGCTGTGGCTGCCACGCCCCGTTGTCCCCCGACACCTGTCATCCACCACGTGGCCTCCCCCACGCAGAGGTCCACGTTCTCCTTCAGCCTCGCCCAGCGCAGGAGCCTGGCTTCCCACTTCAGGGCCACGGGCCCCCAGCTCGCAGCCCCAGCCCCGGAGCTCGCCCGGTGCCCCAGTGGCTTCGCCCAGATCTCGGCCCCTGCAGCGAGGGGCCACCACGTCAGCCAAGTGCACGTCCGGCTGGCGCCATCCCCACAGGCCAGGACCCCCGAGCCCCCCCTGGCAGCCCCACAGGGTCAGCACACGGCCCCCTGCCCTCCCGGGGCTCAGCCCCTGATCCCTGTGGCCCACATCCGCCCACTGCCCACTGCGACGCAGGTGGCCAGCCCCCGGCCTGCGGTGTCCCCAGTGCCCAGGCCTCCCCCCAGCCTGCAGGCCTCGGTGCCCAGGGAGGCTGGCACCCGGGTGGTGGTGCCCATCGCCCCCACCTACCGCTCGCCGGGGCCCTCACCTTTCAGGCCAGCCTCTGGGACCCCTGAAGATGGGCGCCTGGAGGAGCCCCCCGCGGCTGGCCCTGCTGAGGCCGAGAGAGTTTCCAGCCCCCGCGGGGcctcgccccccgccccgccggcaggcccccacccctgcctggccCCCAGAGCCGCAGCCAGGCCCCAGCTCAGCGGCTGGACGCGCCTGAAGCAGCAGCTGCTGGAGGAACCGGAGGAGCCCCAGTTCCCAGGGCCGGAGCCCAGCCCGGGGCAGGTGGGCCAGGGCGGGAGCGCCCTCGCCGGCCCGGCGCCCCGGCCCCCTGCCTCCCGGGCCTCCAAGATGTGGGATGCGGTGCTCTACCGCATGTCCGTGGCCGCGTCCCGCGGCGGCCAGGCGGGGCCCGGAGCCGGGGCGCCCACCCTGGTCGGCCTCAGTCGCCTGCCTTTCCTTTATCGGCCTCGCTTCAACGCCCGGAAGCTGCAGGAGGTGGCCGCCCGACCCCCTCCCGTGACCTCCCCGGTCCTGGTCCTGAACCCCCAGCCCAAGAACTTCAACCGGACGGCGGCTGGCTGGGGGCTCCACTGA
- the LSP1 gene encoding lymphocyte-specific protein 1 isoform X1: MAEAPGHPGSEERRELLAEEDTGLATQWSVEDEEEAARERRRRDRERQLRAQDEDEGSPSPEQPEQEKLLSPQPTGAPELDEDEGFGDWSQQRQQHWGAGETTDAGDPPGDERPAGTQEDDRSHQRTSGSQGADELSPAEVCLEELHLSPDLEPREGLAPEVPEPSGPEEPVQGSPGLAETEEAEAQHQGCRQPRTPSPLVLEETAVGSPPLSPSTKLSDRTESLNRSIKKSNSVKRSQPALPISKIDERLEQYTQAVETAGRTPKLTRQPSIELPSMAVASTKSRWETGEVQAQSAAKSAPCKDIVAGDMSRRDLWEQKGGPKASSTVKSTPSGKRYKFVATGHGKYEKVLVDEGPAP; encoded by the exons GCTCGCCACTCAGTGGAGTgtggaggatgaggaggaggccGCCCGCGAGCGGCGCCGGCGGGACAGGGAGCGGCAGCTTCGGGCTCAAGACGAAGATGAAGGAAGCCCGTCCCCGGAGCAGCCGGAGCAGGAGAAGCT CCTCAGCCCGCAGCCCACAGGGGCCCCTGAACTGGACGAGGATGAGGGCTTTGGCGACTGGtcccagcagcggcagcagcactGGGGTGCTGGGGAGACCACGGATGCGGGGGACCCCCCTGGGGACGAGAGGCCGGCAGGGACGCAGGAGGACGACAG GTCCCACCAGCGCACCTCTGGGAGCCAGGGTGCCGACGAGCTGAGCCCAGCTGAGGTCTGTCTGGAGGAGCTGCATCTGAGCCCTGACTTGGAGCCCCGGGAGGGGCTGGCCCCAGAGGTCCCAGAGCCCAGCGGGCCCGAGGAGCCCGTGCAGGGCAGCCCAGGGCTGGCGGAGACCGAGGAGGCAGAGGCACAG CACCAGGGCTGCCGACAGCCCAGGACACCCAGCCCCCTGGTCTTGGAGGAGACCGCAGTGGGCTCGCCTCCCCTGAGCCCCAGCACCAAA CTCAGCGACAGAACCGAGTCCCTGAACCGCTCCATTAAGAAGAG TAATAGTGTGAAGAGGTCCCAGCCAGCCCTGCCCATCTCCAAGATTGATGAGAGGCTGGAGCAGTACACCCAGGCTGTTGAG ACCGCGGGCCGGACCCCCAAGCTCACCCGCCAGCCCTCCATCGAGCTGCCCAGCATGGCTGTGGCGAGCACTAAGAGCCGCTGGGAGACGGGAGAGGTGCAGGCTCAGTCGGCCGCCAAGTCCGCCCCCTGCAAG GATATTGTGGCCGGAGACATGAGCAGGCGGGATCTCTGGGAGCAGAAGGGAGGCCCCAAGGCCTCGTCCACGGTCAAG AGCACCCCGTCTGGGAAGAGGTACAAGTTTGTGGCCACCGGACATGGAAAGTATGAGAAGGTGCTTGTGGACGAGGGCCCGGCGCCCTAG
- the LSP1 gene encoding lymphocyte-specific protein 1 isoform X2 has translation MSSSALLRRSSSRQGLESLLRLATQWSVEDEEEAARERRRRDRERQLRAQDEDEGSPSPEQPEQEKLLSPQPTGAPELDEDEGFGDWSQQRQQHWGAGETTDAGDPPGDERPAGTQEDDRSHQRTSGSQGADELSPAEVCLEELHLSPDLEPREGLAPEVPEPSGPEEPVQGSPGLAETEEAEAQHQGCRQPRTPSPLVLEETAVGSPPLSPSTKLSDRTESLNRSIKKSNSVKRSQPALPISKIDERLEQYTQAVETAGRTPKLTRQPSIELPSMAVASTKSRWETGEVQAQSAAKSAPCKDIVAGDMSRRDLWEQKGGPKASSTVKSTPSGKRYKFVATGHGKYEKVLVDEGPAP, from the exons ATGAGCAGCTCTGCACTCCTGAGGAGGAGTTCTAGCAGACAGGGCCTGGAGAGCCTCCTGAG GCTCGCCACTCAGTGGAGTgtggaggatgaggaggaggccGCCCGCGAGCGGCGCCGGCGGGACAGGGAGCGGCAGCTTCGGGCTCAAGACGAAGATGAAGGAAGCCCGTCCCCGGAGCAGCCGGAGCAGGAGAAGCT CCTCAGCCCGCAGCCCACAGGGGCCCCTGAACTGGACGAGGATGAGGGCTTTGGCGACTGGtcccagcagcggcagcagcactGGGGTGCTGGGGAGACCACGGATGCGGGGGACCCCCCTGGGGACGAGAGGCCGGCAGGGACGCAGGAGGACGACAG GTCCCACCAGCGCACCTCTGGGAGCCAGGGTGCCGACGAGCTGAGCCCAGCTGAGGTCTGTCTGGAGGAGCTGCATCTGAGCCCTGACTTGGAGCCCCGGGAGGGGCTGGCCCCAGAGGTCCCAGAGCCCAGCGGGCCCGAGGAGCCCGTGCAGGGCAGCCCAGGGCTGGCGGAGACCGAGGAGGCAGAGGCACAG CACCAGGGCTGCCGACAGCCCAGGACACCCAGCCCCCTGGTCTTGGAGGAGACCGCAGTGGGCTCGCCTCCCCTGAGCCCCAGCACCAAA CTCAGCGACAGAACCGAGTCCCTGAACCGCTCCATTAAGAAGAG TAATAGTGTGAAGAGGTCCCAGCCAGCCCTGCCCATCTCCAAGATTGATGAGAGGCTGGAGCAGTACACCCAGGCTGTTGAG ACCGCGGGCCGGACCCCCAAGCTCACCCGCCAGCCCTCCATCGAGCTGCCCAGCATGGCTGTGGCGAGCACTAAGAGCCGCTGGGAGACGGGAGAGGTGCAGGCTCAGTCGGCCGCCAAGTCCGCCCCCTGCAAG GATATTGTGGCCGGAGACATGAGCAGGCGGGATCTCTGGGAGCAGAAGGGAGGCCCCAAGGCCTCGTCCACGGTCAAG AGCACCCCGTCTGGGAAGAGGTACAAGTTTGTGGCCACCGGACATGGAAAGTATGAGAAGGTGCTTGTGGACGAGGGCCCGGCGCCCTAG